In Flavobacteriales bacterium, a single window of DNA contains:
- a CDS encoding asparagine synthetase B yields MIRYFKSIIATLAFILISSQLMAAYLLIPMDDSQKNHLKAYGIAYWVLQAEVEVDWLLNYRGGSFMCKYAKEIESECMIRGVSFEIIADAQSTAILQEIADPEVNMDIAKLEKVPKIAVYSPKNKQPWDDAVTLVLTYAEVPYDVIYDDEVLDGKLLLYDWLHLHHEDFTGQYGRFWNSYRNAPWYQEQVQYSEEMARRNGFNKVSELKLAVANKIKEYTAGGGFLFAMCSGTDSYDIALSAHQIDICESMFDGDASTPNYNSQLDYQNCIAFDNFQLITDPAKYEFSNIDATESRQGKVTEKTDYFALFEFSAKWDPVPTMLCQNHEQLIKGFMGQTTAFRKQFIKTDVLIMGENKSLQEARYIHGTLGKGQWTFYGGHDPEDYQHFVYDPPTDLNLHPDSPGYRLILNNILFPAARKKKQKT; encoded by the coding sequence ATGATTCGGTATTTTAAATCAATAATAGCAACCCTTGCGTTTATCTTGATAAGCAGCCAACTCATGGCGGCTTATCTTCTTATTCCTATGGATGATTCGCAAAAGAATCATCTCAAAGCCTACGGTATTGCCTATTGGGTGTTGCAGGCCGAAGTCGAAGTAGACTGGCTACTCAACTACCGTGGTGGCAGTTTTATGTGCAAATACGCCAAGGAAATTGAGAGCGAATGCATGATAAGAGGTGTGAGTTTCGAGATTATTGCTGATGCCCAATCAACGGCTATCCTTCAAGAAATTGCTGATCCAGAAGTAAATATGGACATTGCCAAATTGGAAAAGGTTCCCAAAATCGCTGTCTATAGCCCAAAAAACAAGCAACCATGGGACGATGCAGTTACGCTTGTTCTCACCTACGCTGAAGTTCCCTACGATGTTATCTATGATGATGAGGTGCTGGATGGAAAACTGCTCCTTTACGATTGGCTCCATCTGCATCACGAAGATTTTACTGGGCAATACGGACGATTTTGGAATAGTTACAGAAATGCTCCTTGGTATCAAGAACAAGTTCAATATTCTGAGGAAATGGCCAGAAGGAATGGCTTCAATAAAGTTTCCGAGCTCAAACTTGCTGTAGCCAACAAGATCAAGGAATACACGGCTGGAGGCGGATTTCTTTTTGCCATGTGTTCTGGAACAGACTCTTACGACATCGCTTTATCAGCGCATCAAATTGACATTTGCGAATCCATGTTCGATGGAGATGCCTCTACCCCCAACTACAACAGCCAGCTCGATTACCAGAACTGCATCGCATTCGACAACTTCCAACTGATCACCGATCCTGCCAAATACGAGTTCTCAAACATCGATGCAACAGAGTCGCGCCAAGGAAAGGTCACCGAAAAAACCGACTACTTCGCACTGTTTGAATTCTCCGCCAAATGGGATCCAGTGCCCACAATGCTTTGCCAAAATCATGAGCAGCTCATCAAAGGCTTCATGGGACAGACCACCGCATTCCGCAAACAATTCATAAAAACGGATGTGCTCATTATGGGCGAGAACAAATCACTTCAGGAAGCGCGTTACATTCATGGTACGCTCGGAAAAGGCCAATGGACCTTCTACGGTGGCCACGACCCAGAAGACTACCAACACTTCGTTTACGATCCACCAACAGATCTTAACCTCCATCCAGATTCGCCAGGTTATCGACTGATTCTCAACAATATATTATTCCCAGCAGCTCGCAAGAAAAAGCAGAAAACCTGA
- a CDS encoding putative porin — protein sequence MSYNIRIAVVLPLIVGLCLAIVNGFAQNGKFHIDSLFPSNVSDTLNVKEYTFSDWVYGEEGHYLLNQLQGVQNFHPFNATSPVRNDLGNIGSADHKVLFDFDRSFGFHFRSSRQGIWKSIERRTILLSERMFSNVQYVNGANRENYLHANFTRGFGQLLNFGFSFKRIKSLGFYDRQANTFTDMSVFATIRSKDSRYKAAIIFDYSNLLAEENGGLANDTIFENNVTSGRSFISVNLPQSSNHWKGVDVGLEHRFFLAKEDSTSNVNRYRPAISHSFSVDRSVMVYDNIPDTTSHFYEQIYSDTTATYDSTRVLSVSNTFRFELVKSDSLPDKVLNRLAVGARHDYHRISYDSTFTKQVHNVSVLANVNGKLFGEVDWNAAGNLMVYGYNIFDLKVDGQFDYSIDKSHFSAFVNYSLFRPDFVTDNYQSNHFIWDNSWLQTQHLKTGLVYEQSRLRFRGSFSYHILDNLVVYGTDKLPYQSNSVNQLLVFRLQEHFRVRWFHLTLDGAVQLKLTGDEIRVPLALGNGMLYYQNDLFKKKLRLQVGVQASYWTNYLASAYNPAVSDFYLQNTKQVGNYPFIDVFLNLRVKKLRAFVKFTHINAGWLGYRYYSVPNYPVNDFAWKFGINWAFLD from the coding sequence TTGTCATACAACATTCGGATAGCTGTCGTTTTACCATTGATTGTCGGATTATGTCTGGCAATAGTCAATGGATTCGCACAGAATGGAAAGTTTCATATTGATTCCTTATTTCCTTCTAATGTTTCTGATACCCTAAACGTTAAGGAGTACACTTTTAGTGATTGGGTGTATGGTGAAGAAGGGCACTATCTGCTCAATCAGCTTCAGGGAGTCCAGAACTTTCATCCTTTTAATGCCACTTCTCCTGTAAGGAATGATCTGGGAAATATTGGCTCTGCTGATCATAAAGTGTTGTTTGATTTTGACCGATCTTTCGGATTCCATTTTCGTTCGTCAAGACAGGGTATTTGGAAATCGATAGAAAGACGTACCATTTTACTCTCGGAAAGGATGTTTTCGAATGTCCAATATGTCAATGGGGCAAATAGGGAAAACTATTTGCATGCGAATTTCACACGCGGTTTTGGGCAATTGCTGAATTTTGGATTCAGTTTCAAACGGATTAAGTCGTTGGGGTTTTATGATAGGCAAGCGAATACGTTTACTGATATGTCGGTTTTTGCAACTATTCGTTCGAAGGATAGCAGGTATAAAGCAGCCATCATATTTGATTACTCCAATCTGCTTGCTGAAGAAAATGGAGGACTTGCAAACGATACTATTTTTGAAAACAACGTTACGAGTGGCCGAAGTTTCATTTCTGTCAATTTGCCACAGTCCAGCAATCATTGGAAAGGAGTAGATGTTGGACTAGAGCATCGATTTTTTCTTGCAAAGGAGGATTCAACATCTAATGTGAATCGGTATCGACCTGCTATCTCTCATTCCTTTTCGGTTGACCGCAGCGTAATGGTCTATGATAATATACCAGATACGACTAGTCATTTTTACGAGCAGATATACTCTGATACGACTGCAACATATGATTCTACCAGAGTGCTTTCAGTATCAAATACGTTTCGATTTGAATTGGTGAAATCGGATTCATTACCGGATAAAGTATTGAACAGGTTGGCCGTTGGAGCAAGGCACGATTATCATCGAATTTCGTACGATTCTACGTTTACAAAACAAGTACATAATGTTTCAGTGCTTGCAAATGTGAACGGAAAGCTTTTTGGCGAAGTTGATTGGAATGCTGCCGGTAATTTAATGGTTTACGGATATAATATTTTTGATCTGAAGGTTGATGGGCAATTTGACTATTCCATTGACAAGTCTCATTTTTCTGCGTTTGTTAACTATTCTCTATTCAGACCTGATTTTGTTACGGATAACTACCAGAGCAATCATTTCATTTGGGATAATTCATGGCTTCAAACTCAGCATTTGAAAACAGGATTGGTTTACGAACAGAGTCGGCTACGATTTAGAGGAAGCTTTTCATACCATATTCTCGATAATCTAGTGGTTTATGGAACTGATAAACTTCCTTATCAGAGCAATTCTGTGAATCAACTTCTGGTGTTTCGATTACAGGAACATTTCAGAGTTCGCTGGTTTCATTTGACTTTGGATGGAGCAGTTCAGTTAAAATTAACGGGAGATGAGATACGCGTTCCGTTGGCCTTGGGAAATGGGATGTTGTATTATCAGAATGACCTTTTTAAGAAGAAATTGAGATTGCAAGTTGGTGTTCAGGCGAGTTATTGGACAAATTATTTAGCTAGCGCTTACAATCCAGCTGTGTCTGATTTCTATTTGCAAAACACCAAACAGGTTGGGAATTATCCATTTATTGATGTGTTCTTGAATCTACGGGTGAAAAAATTGAGGGCTTTCGTGAAGTTCACGCACATTAATGCTGGTTGGCTTGGCTACAGGTATTACAGCGTGCCGAATTATCCAGTGAACGATTTCGCTTGGAAGTTTGGAATCAATTGGGCGTTTTTGGATTGA
- a CDS encoding SDR family oxidoreductase, producing the protein MNVIVTGASSGVGYELTKKLIADGRITKVIGIARRGERLNELADYANSVNRNEVFVSLPEDVSTVSLESITCQVNRVDALVNNAGLLINKPFSELDEQDFLAVYQVNVFAPARLIRLLKPLMGVQSVSHIVNIGSMGGFQGASKFAGLSAYSSSKSAIAGLSECLAEEFKDDNIKVNCLAFGAVQTEMLQKAFPEFQAPLTSVQMADFVLDFTLNGHKYFNGKILPVSCSTP; encoded by the coding sequence ATGAATGTAATTGTAACAGGAGCGAGCTCTGGTGTGGGATATGAGCTAACCAAGAAACTCATTGCCGATGGGCGGATAACCAAGGTTATTGGGATTGCTAGACGCGGAGAAAGGTTGAACGAGTTGGCTGATTATGCCAACTCTGTTAATAGGAATGAAGTGTTTGTTTCTCTACCAGAAGATGTCTCCACTGTTTCCTTAGAGTCGATAACCTGTCAGGTAAATAGGGTGGATGCGTTGGTAAATAATGCAGGGCTTCTTATCAATAAGCCGTTCTCGGAGTTGGACGAGCAAGATTTTTTAGCTGTTTATCAGGTTAATGTCTTTGCGCCTGCTCGCCTTATTCGACTTTTGAAACCATTGATGGGAGTACAGTCGGTATCACATATTGTGAATATCGGAAGCATGGGAGGATTCCAAGGTGCATCAAAGTTTGCGGGTCTTTCCGCTTACAGTTCCAGTAAATCAGCCATCGCAGGACTATCGGAATGTTTGGCAGAAGAGTTCAAGGATGATAATATTAAGGTTAATTGCCTGGCCTTTGGAGCTGTTCAGACAGAAATGTTGCAAAAAGCCTTTCCCGAATTTCAAGCACCTCTTACTTCAGTTCAAATGGCCGATTTCGTGCTTGATTTTACCCTAAATGGTCACAAATACTTCAATGGAAAAATCCTTCCGGTTTCATGTTCTACACCCTAA